A single genomic interval of Candidatus Bathyarchaeota archaeon harbors:
- a CDS encoding RsmB/NOP family class I SAM-dependent RNA methyltransferase: MHVKVLIIVCCINLCVREKLLRDAWALAIETLCWIELKGLSERLALVKASKQLGIQGPNTIGLAHKLVLETVRRQNFIDYMINSLLKPNSINDFHPSNLAFLRLYTYETKIRGNNGYERAVSIAGIGRSVLGWRRLKEVEKVLGPLLSLKPQQVLEGSDDAEKVSLQMFQPFWFVKYCFKLFGRHEALHIFESTLSNTPTYIRVNTLKMTEEELLKKISCEGIILEKVERLLHTYKVIKNKQPLVRTSSFSNGLFYIQDKASCLAAAVAAPKTGMTVLDVCAAPGAKTTYLAQLMENRGKIFSVDYSKRRTRIWKREIERMGVKIAMPIIGDAYNPLPFHKVEADLVILDPPCTSTGVFSRTPSAKWRLSKRSIRKMAAIQWEMLNNCAELVKKGGSLVYSTCSITTEENEVLIERFLKWNSEFALVETKPRIGLPGLRGQTCSQRLYPHIHESNGFFIAKLVKQA, encoded by the coding sequence ATGCATGTTAAGGTTTTAATAATCGTCTGTTGCATCAATTTGTGCGTGCGTGAGAAGTTGCTACGCGATGCTTGGGCGTTAGCCATCGAGACCCTATGCTGGATTGAGCTGAAAGGACTAAGTGAAAGACTCGCTTTAGTCAAAGCATCAAAACAGCTAGGTATTCAAGGCCCAAACACAATAGGTTTAGCTCATAAACTTGTGCTGGAAACTGTTAGGAGACAAAACTTCATCGACTACATGATCAACTCTCTATTAAAACCAAACTCTATCAACGATTTTCACCCAAGTAATCTTGCTTTTTTGCGTCTTTACACTTACGAAACAAAGATTAGAGGAAACAACGGCTACGAAAGAGCAGTAAGCATAGCTGGAATTGGCCGCTCTGTTCTAGGATGGCGAAGGTTGAAGGAAGTTGAGAAGGTTTTAGGTCCTTTACTTAGTCTAAAGCCACAGCAGGTTTTAGAAGGCTCAGATGATGCAGAAAAAGTCTCTTTACAGATGTTTCAGCCGTTTTGGTTTGTGAAATACTGTTTTAAATTGTTCGGTCGTCATGAGGCATTGCATATTTTTGAGAGTACACTTTCAAACACGCCCACTTACATTCGTGTCAACACTCTGAAAATGACCGAAGAAGAGTTGCTAAAAAAAATAAGCTGTGAAGGAATAATTTTAGAAAAGGTAGAAAGGCTGTTGCATACATACAAGGTGATAAAGAATAAGCAGCCTCTAGTAAGAACCTCCAGCTTCAGCAACGGTCTATTCTACATTCAAGATAAAGCAAGTTGTCTAGCTGCCGCGGTAGCCGCTCCTAAAACTGGTATGACAGTGCTGGATGTCTGTGCAGCGCCTGGCGCCAAAACAACCTATTTAGCTCAACTAATGGAAAATCGAGGCAAAATCTTCTCAGTAGACTATTCTAAGCGGAGGACGAGAATTTGGAAACGTGAAATCGAAAGAATGGGTGTAAAAATTGCCATGCCCATTATTGGGGATGCATATAATCCTTTGCCCTTTCATAAAGTCGAGGCTGACCTTGTTATCCTCGATCCGCCATGCACCAGCACCGGAGTTTTCAGTCGAACGCCCTCGGCTAAGTGGCGACTTTCTAAACGGTCAATAAGGAAAATGGCTGCGATTCAGTGGGAAATGTTGAACAACTGCGCTGAACTTGTTAAGAAAGGCGGCAGCCTAGTTTATTCAACCTGCAGTATCACTACTGAAGAAAACGAAGTTTTGATTGAACGCTTTTTGAAATGGAACTCTGAATTTGCACTGGTAGAAACCAAGCCCAGAATAGGGCTTCCTGGACTAAGAGGTCAGACTTGCAGTCAACGCTTGTATCCGCATATTCACGAGTCTAACGGTTTTTTCATCGCAAAACTTGTAAAACAAGCTTAG